A window of Candidatus Gastranaerophilales bacterium contains these coding sequences:
- a CDS encoding type II secretion system protein gives MKKAFTLAEVLITLVIIGVIAALTIPALLNDTNKQEYRTATKKAYSVLSQAVAQHYALTGENMNDLFIGKCDEDMTCIYNNFISKRMNVVSSMSPASSDAYTAGAGVDTELTVYTADGIAYSFAPSGLISVDLNGDKKPNQKTESINNLKDGGYYFFIDTYDTQKSKIEPTGAAKPVITDDKDDSNWDPDNPCGDLFNPSSWC, from the coding sequence GGTCTTAATTACATTGGTCATTATTGGAGTTATCGCAGCACTTACAATCCCTGCCTTACTCAACGATACCAACAAACAAGAATACAGAACTGCTACCAAAAAGGCATATTCAGTCTTATCTCAAGCGGTCGCTCAACACTATGCTCTTACCGGTGAAAATATGAATGACTTATTTATAGGAAAATGTGATGAGGATATGACTTGCATTTATAATAACTTTATTTCCAAAAGAATGAATGTGGTTTCATCAATGTCGCCGGCAAGTAGCGATGCCTATACAGCAGGAGCTGGGGTTGATACAGAATTAACCGTTTATACTGCAGATGGAATTGCTTATTCCTTTGCCCCTTCAGGTCTAATTTCGGTTGATTTAAACGGGGACAAAAAACCTAATCAAAAAACCGAAAGTATTAATAATTTAAAAGATGGCGGATACTATTTCTTTATCGACACTTATGATACTCAAAAAAGCAAAATTGAGCCTACAGGAGCTGCAAAACCTGTGATAACAGATGACAAAGATGATTCAAATTGGGATCCTGACAATCCATGCGGTGACTTGTTTAATCCATCTTCTTGGTGCTAA